Proteins encoded within one genomic window of Lysinibacillus louembei:
- a CDS encoding ABC transporter permease — MIFRMAQRDIVRNRILTLTLIAFISLSSFLMASATTMVVHLFTSIEQFFQQAKAPHFVQMHAGPINQQQIEAFVMEHPFVEAQQTVDMLTIEQTQLFIENRTQSEAMNSSVMDSSFVTQNQLFDFLLDEANQPLQVAQGEIAVPIYYMEKYHLQLGDKIWFANEQVEKEFTISSFTRDVQMNPSIVSSKRFVIHQEDWHTLAQSITQHEYLIEFLVTEQAQIQQLEQLYQASNLPKQGPTVTYPLFKMLNMLTDGLNVVIVLFLSILLMIVAMLCIRLTVMTTLEEDIREIAVMKGIGIANKQIRLLYLGKYIAITVLAGISGYLLSLFIIQHFTANMARYLGQFHMTIPHYFLSFSSVAFICLIAILYCYFVLKKCERISVVEAFRQGAATEKTIALANSKLPSINLLLGIKDIVVRFPMYRLIAAVFMIACFMMLVPLNLLQTVKSPDFITYMGASKSDIRIDLPYNDATRRQFESIQATLAQDVEVEKHATFTTAKFMVETADKQYDSIQVEIGDFTAFPLRYVEGAAPTQKGSIALSVLQARELAVDVGDSFTIIVDRVPKQVTVSGIYQDITNGGKTAKAQLPLNAATPILWYVININVTDGVATEEKIEAYRALFKTAKVTDMTHYISQTLGANIAQLKQITVLAIIVSLSIAICITAMFINLLLAKDARQIAILQSLGFSKQAIRAQYMTRAITLLIISIIIGTILSNTVGQYLINKLATLIGASHITLITYPLQAYFFYPLLFICAVTWTVLLATTKLQRHSAITILGGNE, encoded by the coding sequence ATGATTTTTCGCATGGCACAACGAGATATTGTACGAAATCGCATATTAACATTAACTTTAATCGCCTTTATATCGCTCTCTTCTTTTTTAATGGCAAGTGCCACAACGATGGTAGTTCATTTATTTACATCTATAGAGCAATTTTTTCAGCAGGCAAAGGCACCACACTTTGTACAAATGCATGCAGGTCCCATCAATCAGCAGCAAATTGAGGCATTTGTTATGGAGCACCCCTTTGTTGAAGCACAGCAAACCGTTGATATGCTGACAATTGAACAAACACAGCTTTTTATTGAAAATCGCACACAAAGTGAGGCAATGAATAGCAGTGTAATGGATAGTAGCTTCGTTACTCAAAACCAGTTATTTGATTTTCTATTGGATGAAGCAAACCAACCACTGCAAGTTGCACAAGGAGAGATTGCTGTACCGATTTATTACATGGAAAAGTATCATTTACAGCTTGGCGATAAAATATGGTTTGCCAATGAGCAAGTTGAAAAGGAATTTACTATTTCGAGCTTTACGCGTGATGTACAAATGAACCCATCCATCGTTAGCTCCAAGCGCTTTGTTATTCATCAGGAGGATTGGCATACTTTAGCCCAATCCATCACACAGCATGAGTATTTAATTGAATTTTTAGTGACGGAGCAGGCACAAATACAGCAGCTAGAGCAACTATATCAAGCATCTAATTTACCAAAGCAAGGACCAACCGTTACGTACCCGCTTTTTAAAATGCTAAATATGCTAACGGATGGTTTGAATGTGGTAATTGTGCTCTTTCTAAGCATCCTGTTAATGATTGTCGCTATGCTCTGCATTCGTTTAACCGTTATGACAACATTGGAGGAGGATATACGTGAAATTGCTGTTATGAAGGGTATCGGCATTGCGAATAAGCAAATTCGCCTGCTTTATTTAGGAAAGTATATTGCGATTACTGTGCTGGCTGGCATTAGTGGTTACCTGCTGTCATTGTTTATCATACAGCACTTCACGGCGAATATGGCACGCTATTTAGGACAATTCCATATGACTATACCCCACTATTTCTTGTCATTTAGCAGTGTTGCATTCATTTGTTTAATCGCCATACTATATTGCTATTTCGTTTTAAAAAAATGTGAACGTATTTCTGTTGTGGAAGCTTTTCGCCAAGGAGCTGCAACAGAGAAAACAATTGCCCTTGCTAACAGCAAGCTTCCGTCTATTAATCTATTGCTTGGTATAAAAGATATTGTTGTACGCTTTCCAATGTATCGCTTAATTGCTGCAGTTTTTATGATTGCTTGCTTTATGATGCTCGTGCCACTAAATTTATTGCAAACAGTGAAGTCACCAGACTTTATTACGTATATGGGTGCGAGTAAAAGCGATATACGCATCGACCTGCCCTACAATGACGCTACTCGCAGACAATTTGAATCTATTCAAGCTACCCTTGCACAGGATGTAGAGGTGGAAAAACACGCGACCTTTACAACGGCAAAGTTTATGGTGGAAACAGCGGATAAACAATATGACAGTATACAAGTGGAGATTGGTGATTTTACAGCATTTCCTTTACGTTATGTGGAAGGGGCTGCACCAACGCAAAAGGGTTCAATTGCCCTTTCAGTTTTACAGGCACGTGAACTTGCTGTGGATGTAGGCGATTCATTCACAATTATCGTTGATAGAGTGCCAAAGCAAGTAACGGTTTCAGGTATTTATCAGGATATTACCAATGGTGGAAAAACAGCTAAGGCACAGCTACCGCTCAACGCAGCTACACCTATTCTTTGGTATGTCATTAACATCAATGTTACAGATGGCGTTGCGACTGAGGAAAAAATAGAGGCATATCGTGCTCTATTTAAAACAGCAAAAGTGACTGATATGACACATTATATTAGCCAAACACTTGGTGCAAACATTGCACAGCTCAAGCAAATCACAGTGCTTGCTATCATCGTATCATTATCTATTGCCATATGTATTACAGCGATGTTTATCAATCTGCTGCTTGCGAAGGATGCGAGACAAATCGCCATTTTACAAAGCTTAGGCTTTTCAAAGCAAGCGATTCGTGCACAATATATGACACGTGCAATAACGCTTTTAATTATTTCAATTATAATAGGAACAATTTTATCTA
- a CDS encoding MFS transporter — translation MLSIREPAFSKDFALVVLGQIISILGAALLRFALSLYVLDITGRADIFAGLLALSSVPLLLSPIGGALADRFNRRNLMVVFDLISGIIICCLFLSLLMQQPSIVAIGIVMTLLALISAMYSPAVIASIPLLVADNKLEQANGIVQAIQALSQVAAPVLGGVLYAMLPFKTLVIVSAILFFCSALLEMFISIPFVKQAQPPSILKDLQLGFLYVGQHTFIVKCIVLAASLNLLLTPFFIVAVPIILRIAMQASDMLYGIAMGVIDFATIIGALSIGLFAKHLRMNRLYRWLFVIALLTMPIALTVTPSVLQHSFILSILIFIGCSIAIAMLITILSIFVITAVQKQTPNAHLGKVMAIITASAQCTAPLGQILYGIIFEVTQQTMYWSILLMSCAVLLLALLAKKMWSHTESEETL, via the coding sequence ATGCTATCTATTCGTGAACCTGCTTTTTCAAAGGATTTTGCACTTGTTGTTTTGGGGCAGATTATTTCCATTTTAGGAGCTGCTTTATTGCGCTTTGCTTTATCGCTTTATGTATTAGATATAACAGGTCGAGCCGATATATTTGCAGGACTGCTTGCATTATCTAGCGTTCCACTTCTTTTGTCACCCATCGGTGGAGCACTAGCCGACCGCTTTAATCGCCGTAATTTAATGGTTGTATTTGATTTAATCAGTGGCATTATTATTTGTTGCTTATTTTTATCCTTATTGATGCAGCAGCCATCTATTGTTGCGATTGGCATTGTTATGACTTTATTGGCATTGATTAGTGCTATGTATTCGCCTGCTGTGATTGCTAGTATTCCACTTCTTGTAGCGGACAATAAGCTAGAGCAGGCAAACGGCATCGTTCAAGCTATACAAGCCTTGTCACAAGTAGCCGCGCCTGTTTTAGGTGGCGTGCTTTACGCAATGCTCCCATTCAAAACGCTTGTTATCGTTAGTGCTATTTTGTTTTTTTGCTCTGCCCTATTGGAAATGTTTATTAGCATTCCTTTTGTCAAGCAGGCTCAGCCACCCTCCATTTTAAAAGACTTGCAGCTAGGCTTTCTCTATGTTGGGCAGCATACCTTTATTGTAAAGTGCATTGTACTTGCAGCAAGCTTAAATTTGTTATTAACGCCCTTCTTTATCGTTGCTGTTCCGATTATTTTACGAATAGCCATGCAGGCAAGCGATATGCTCTATGGTATAGCAATGGGAGTTATTGATTTTGCTACAATTATCGGCGCATTGTCTATCGGTTTATTTGCCAAGCATTTACGTATGAATCGCCTTTATCGATGGCTTTTTGTTATTGCATTATTGACAATGCCGATTGCTTTGACCGTAACACCTTCCGTCTTACAGCACAGCTTTATTTTATCCATTTTAATTTTTATAGGCTGTAGCATCGCGATTGCAATGCTAATTACAATACTTTCTATTTTCGTAATAACGGCTGTGCAAAAACAAACACCTAATGCGCATCTCGGTAAAGTGATGGCTATTATTACAGCGAGTGCCCAATGCACTGCTCCCCTCGGTCAAATTTTATATGGCATTATCTTTGAGGTGACACAGCAGACTATGTATTGGTCCATATTACTAATGAGCTGTGCTGTATTACTATTAGCCCTTCTAGCTAAAAAAATGTGGTCGCATACAGAAAGTGAGGAAACGCTATGA
- a CDS encoding TetR/AcrR family transcriptional regulator produces MRIVKEHEERRTEILNTAQTLFATKGYTKTTINDILQAIGIAKGTFYHYFKSKEEVLDAIIERIIQADVAKAQHIASDSTLSAMEKIFAILLAQAPQQDPYKEQLIEHFHQPDNAEMHQKSLVQAIVHLSPILTEVIEQGIEENIFHTNYPQETVEFLLVSAQVIFDDGFFQWQPEEMLQRATAFVQLIERALGAKEGSFQKMLDILLK; encoded by the coding sequence ATGAGAATCGTGAAAGAGCATGAAGAACGACGCACTGAAATATTAAATACTGCACAAACGCTTTTTGCTACAAAAGGCTATACAAAAACAACGATCAATGACATTTTACAGGCAATCGGCATTGCGAAAGGCACTTTCTATCATTATTTCAAATCGAAAGAGGAGGTGCTTGATGCGATTATTGAACGCATCATTCAAGCAGATGTAGCAAAGGCGCAGCATATTGCCTCAGACTCTACCCTATCAGCAATGGAGAAAATATTTGCGATTTTACTGGCACAAGCACCTCAACAAGATCCTTATAAGGAGCAATTGATTGAGCATTTTCACCAGCCAGATAATGCAGAGATGCATCAAAAAAGCTTAGTGCAGGCTATTGTTCATTTGTCACCCATTTTAACAGAGGTGATTGAGCAAGGTATCGAAGAGAACATTTTTCATACAAACTATCCGCAGGAAACCGTTGAGTTTTTGCTTGTTTCTGCACAAGTTATTTTTGATGATGGCTTCTTTCAATGGCAGCCAGAGGAAATGCTACAAAGAGCAACAGCCTTTGTGCAGCTAATCGAGCGTGCTTTAGGGGCTAAAGAAGGTAGCTTCCAAAAGATGCTAGATATCTTATTAAAGTAA
- a CDS encoding LysR family transcriptional regulator substrate-binding protein, which yields MALNNRGWRPIEQVNDRWKKNICNEHEILLTQIKELQGMQSGTIRIGTFSSVATHWLPNIIKIFKKDYPHIDFELLLGDYTEIEGWITEGRVDFGFLRLSTATELETIFLVQDRLLVVLPEDHAFAHCERFPISELCKNPFMLLEKGAKAEISEIFGQHQTSPIIHFTTWDDYAIMSMIENGLGISILPELILQRIPYNLIAKELEVPAFRNIGLAMRNQQSLSIAAKSFLHYLAYRKK from the coding sequence GTGGCTCTAAATAACCGAGGATGGAGACCGATTGAACAGGTAAATGACCGATGGAAGAAAAATATTTGTAATGAGCATGAAATTTTACTCACACAAATTAAAGAATTACAGGGGATGCAGTCTGGCACTATTCGCATTGGCACCTTTTCAAGTGTCGCAACACATTGGCTACCAAATATCATCAAAATATTTAAAAAAGATTATCCACATATTGATTTTGAATTGCTGTTAGGCGATTATACAGAAATTGAAGGCTGGATTACTGAAGGGCGAGTAGATTTTGGCTTTTTACGACTATCAACTGCTACAGAGCTAGAAACGATTTTTTTAGTGCAAGATCGCTTATTAGTAGTCCTACCAGAAGACCATGCCTTTGCTCATTGTGAGCGGTTCCCTATTAGTGAACTATGCAAAAATCCATTTATGCTATTAGAAAAAGGCGCAAAGGCAGAAATCTCCGAAATTTTTGGGCAGCACCAAACCTCACCTATTATTCATTTTACGACATGGGATGACTATGCCATTATGTCGATGATTGAAAACGGTTTAGGAATTAGTATACTGCCTGAGCTTATTTTGCAGCGCATTCCATATAACCTTATTGCGAAGGAGCTAGAAGTCCCTGCCTTTCGCAATATCGGTCTTGCCATGAGAAATCAACAATCCTTATCCATTGCAGCAAAAAGCTTTTTGCACTACTTAGCATATCGAAAAAAATAA
- a CDS encoding EamA family transporter has product MLGYLEPLSALIFSVMILAERLSPLQIIGAVLILGGAAYGELFRPRRLEH; this is encoded by the coding sequence ATCCTCGGTTATTTAGAGCCACTCTCCGCATTAATTTTTTCAGTGATGATTTTAGCAGAACGATTAAGCCCTCTACAAATCATCGGGGCTGTGCTAATTTTAGGTGGGGCGGCATATGGAGAGCTATTTCGACCAAGGCGACTAGAGCATTAA
- a CDS encoding AbrB family transcriptional regulator: protein MRNHALPIIYVAIIAFLGGWLFSLLSLPIPWMIGPLFSVLLAQFFIRTPLKWPAQLRNIGLVIIGITIGENFSLSILQTMGTMFWYMLAINIVFVLLCLLLAFITAKYTSMSLHTAVLASVPGALGQIIVFASEEKGVDLAAVTYFHLIRVLAVVSVVPFLVSGHVVQQNIDMTASPLWAIAILIGVSFLFAIVVGKLHIPTPFFLGPVLLGIVLNVMQFDIPVISLDVLHLAQIAVGAHIGLLLTPGALRLPKRILLFGLMNVVLLMLVSFLCARLVMAMLDYTFASSFLSTAPGGMDQMALIATAIHADADIVTVFQLARMLFLSFIIIPLLKKYSTRLER, encoded by the coding sequence ATGAGGAACCATGCACTGCCAATCATCTATGTAGCGATTATTGCCTTTTTAGGTGGCTGGCTTTTTTCACTGCTATCATTACCAATCCCATGGATGATTGGTCCACTTTTTTCTGTATTGCTTGCTCAATTTTTTATTCGTACACCGTTGAAATGGCCAGCACAGTTGCGCAATATTGGGCTCGTCATTATCGGTATTACAATCGGTGAAAACTTTTCTTTAAGCATTTTACAAACGATGGGCACGATGTTTTGGTATATGCTAGCAATTAATATTGTTTTCGTGCTGCTTTGTTTGTTGCTCGCATTTATTACAGCTAAATATACATCAATGTCGCTACATACAGCTGTATTAGCAAGCGTTCCTGGTGCACTTGGACAAATTATCGTCTTCGCCTCAGAGGAAAAAGGGGTTGATCTTGCCGCTGTCACTTATTTTCATTTAATCCGTGTGTTAGCTGTCGTGAGTGTAGTTCCCTTTTTAGTTTCAGGGCATGTTGTACAACAAAATATTGATATGACCGCCTCTCCACTATGGGCTATTGCCATTTTAATTGGCGTGAGCTTTCTTTTCGCTATCGTTGTTGGCAAGCTGCATATACCGACACCTTTCTTTTTAGGTCCAGTCCTTTTAGGTATAGTACTAAATGTGATGCAGTTCGACATTCCTGTTATTTCTTTAGATGTATTACACCTCGCACAAATTGCTGTTGGTGCTCATATCGGCTTACTATTAACACCGGGCGCCTTACGCTTACCTAAACGCATACTACTATTCGGCTTAATGAATGTCGTGTTGCTGATGTTGGTGAGCTTTTTATGTGCCAGACTCGTCATGGCAATGCTAGATTATACCTTTGCGTCTAGCTTTTTAAGCACTGCGCCTGGTGGCATGGATCAAATGGCCTTGATTGCAACAGCGATTCATGCAGATGCTGACATTGTCACCGTTTTCCAGCTAGCACGCATGCTATTTTTGTCATTTATTATCATCCCGTTATTGAAAAAGTACAGCACTCGACTGGAGCGTTAA
- a CDS encoding GNAT family N-acetyltransferase, protein MVILHNEVVRLEPIERAHIKGIYEAAHDERIWAHTTMNLMTKEAVENYVDATIEKRLAGTAFTFTIIDEATKKVIGTTTLFDIDNTHKRLEIGFTWLTLAYWGTAINTNCKYLLLAYCFEQLAMNRVQLKTDNENIRSQQAIERIGAKKEGILRNHMVRKNGTLRHSHLYSITIEEWSQVKDNFQQKLLK, encoded by the coding sequence ATGGTGATATTACATAATGAGGTTGTGCGTTTAGAGCCGATTGAGCGAGCGCATATAAAGGGTATTTATGAGGCGGCGCATGATGAGCGAATTTGGGCACATACAACAATGAATTTGATGACGAAGGAGGCGGTGGAAAATTATGTGGATGCTACAATCGAAAAACGTCTAGCAGGTACGGCATTTACTTTTACTATCATAGATGAAGCAACAAAAAAAGTAATTGGTACAACGACTCTTTTTGATATTGACAATACACATAAGCGATTAGAAATCGGCTTTACATGGCTAACACTGGCATACTGGGGTACGGCGATTAACACCAATTGCAAATATCTGCTGTTAGCCTATTGCTTTGAACAGCTTGCGATGAATCGCGTACAGCTCAAAACAGATAATGAAAATATACGCTCCCAGCAAGCAATCGAACGCATCGGTGCCAAAAAAGAGGGCATTTTGCGCAATCATATGGTGCGTAAAAACGGCACGCTACGCCACTCGCATTTATACAGCATTACGATAGAGGAATGGTCACAAGTGAAGGACAACTTCCAACAAAAATTATTAAAATGA
- a CDS encoding 8-oxo-dGTP diphosphatase, translated as MVRYKMWTLCMIQRGDEVLLLDRQHDHFKGFIPPGGKVEFPESIAASAIREVREETGLLIHRLIYKGLYEYVNPTKNDRYMIFNYLATDFSGTLIEDSPEGKAMWVKIADVDKLPMQASIRRRFPLFFEEGTFEIQVEWNEQENCEGAVHIRHT; from the coding sequence ATGGTTCGTTATAAAATGTGGACATTATGTATGATACAGCGCGGGGACGAGGTGCTATTGCTAGATCGGCAGCACGATCATTTTAAAGGCTTTATTCCACCAGGTGGCAAGGTGGAATTTCCTGAAAGCATCGCTGCTAGTGCCATTCGAGAAGTGAGGGAAGAAACTGGCTTGCTAATACATAGACTCATTTATAAAGGCTTGTATGAGTATGTGAATCCCACAAAAAATGATAGATATATGATTTTCAATTATTTAGCAACAGATTTTAGCGGTACATTAATTGAAGATTCGCCAGAAGGAAAGGCAATGTGGGTGAAAATCGCCGATGTAGATAAGCTGCCAATGCAAGCCTCTATTCGCAGGAGATTTCCACTGTTTTTCGAGGAAGGGACATTTGAAATTCAAGTGGAATGGAACGAGCAAGAAAATTGCGAAGGCGCTGTTCATATTCGACATACATAA
- a CDS encoding ABC transporter ATP-binding protein, whose translation MERQEVLTMNNLTKSYGNKEVLKGVDLRVYQGEIIGYIGPNGAGKSTTVKLILGIEENYDGDIHLFGENIKNNPIDYKRKIGYVPEIADVYDNLTGYEYLTFVGQLYGLSLEDAAHKSEALMQLFGVGEAYHSRISSYSKGMRQKLLIISSVLHNPDILFLDEPINGLDANSVMIFKEILTQLAAQGKTIFYSSHIMDVVEKISSRIILLHDGKVAADGTFEELQATNTEGTLERIFNQLTGFDRHQEIGEQFVAVVGGGTQ comes from the coding sequence ATGGAACGACAAGAAGTGTTAACAATGAACAATTTAACGAAAAGCTATGGCAATAAAGAAGTGCTAAAAGGTGTTGACTTACGTGTATATCAAGGAGAAATTATTGGCTATATCGGACCGAATGGAGCTGGTAAAAGTACAACAGTCAAGCTGATTTTAGGCATTGAGGAAAATTATGATGGTGACATTCACTTATTTGGGGAAAATATTAAAAATAACCCGATTGACTACAAGCGGAAAATTGGCTATGTGCCTGAAATCGCTGATGTTTATGACAACTTAACAGGCTATGAGTATTTAACATTTGTTGGGCAGCTTTATGGCTTGTCTTTAGAGGACGCTGCACATAAATCGGAAGCTTTAATGCAATTGTTCGGTGTTGGTGAAGCTTATCATTCACGTATTTCCTCCTACTCAAAGGGGATGCGCCAAAAGCTGTTAATTATTTCAAGCGTTTTACATAATCCAGATATTTTATTTTTAGATGAGCCGATTAATGGCCTAGACGCTAATAGTGTGATGATTTTCAAGGAAATTTTAACGCAGTTAGCTGCGCAAGGGAAAACGATTTTCTACTCGTCACACATTATGGACGTTGTCGAAAAAATTAGTAGCCGCATCATTTTATTGCATGATGGCAAAGTAGCAGCAGATGGGACATTTGAAGAACTGCAGGCGACAAATACAGAAGGTACATTGGAGCGCATTTTCAACCAATTAACAGGCTTTGACCGCCATCAAGAAATCGGTGAGCAATTCGTAGCCGTTGTTGGCGGAGGTACACAATGA
- a CDS encoding PepSY-associated TM helix domain-containing protein, producing MRNKNSKQSRGVFYKTIWRWHFYAGLIIAPFLVILAITGGIYLFQPQIDQYLYQEYYEVKPIGERISADQQIATVKELYPEARVMSYRPGEDESRSSEIGINLDGKSFTIFIDPYTGNELGQLDNNTRIMDKIEKIHGELMMGTIGDRIVELVTCWAIVLIMTGLYLWLPRKSQGMAGVLYPRLKMGQKIFRRDLHAVPAFWLTAGILFLIMTGLPWSGFWGTNFQNIVTNTGIGYPPSIWTGSAPASITKTKEIAEVPWAAENLDVPTSTILDYKVVSIDHLIEIAESKSIDPSYTIYIPQTKEGVYTFSAFPAKVQNEVTMHIDQYSGAVLADYRYDHYRFMGKIIAWGITLHKGTQFGIVNQIIGLLVCIGIVLTAISGFYLWLKRKPSKKLGAPIAPSASKMKGFLWMLIFIGVVFPLVGISLIIVWVVDWLIIQRIPAMKQFFNA from the coding sequence ATGCGTAATAAAAATAGTAAACAATCAAGAGGTGTGTTTTATAAAACAATATGGAGATGGCATTTTTATGCGGGCTTAATCATTGCCCCATTTTTAGTGATATTAGCAATTACAGGTGGCATCTATCTATTTCAACCACAGATAGATCAATATTTGTATCAAGAATACTATGAAGTAAAACCAATTGGTGAAAGAATTTCTGCTGATCAGCAAATTGCCACAGTGAAAGAGCTTTATCCAGAAGCAAGAGTGATGAGCTATCGACCAGGGGAGGACGAGTCACGTTCCAGCGAAATAGGAATTAATTTAGATGGTAAGTCATTTACAATTTTTATCGATCCGTATACAGGAAATGAGCTTGGTCAATTAGATAATAATACCCGAATAATGGATAAGATTGAGAAAATACATGGCGAATTAATGATGGGGACAATCGGTGATCGTATTGTAGAATTAGTGACTTGTTGGGCGATTGTATTAATTATGACGGGTTTATATTTGTGGCTGCCTCGAAAAAGTCAAGGTATGGCAGGCGTTTTATATCCCCGTCTTAAAATGGGGCAGAAAATTTTCCGAAGAGATTTGCATGCGGTACCTGCATTTTGGCTGACTGCTGGGATACTATTTTTAATTATGACAGGTTTGCCGTGGTCAGGATTTTGGGGTACTAATTTCCAAAATATCGTGACGAATACAGGTATAGGCTACCCACCATCTATTTGGACAGGGAGTGCTCCAGCATCTATTACCAAAACAAAGGAAATCGCAGAGGTTCCGTGGGCTGCTGAAAATTTAGATGTACCCACATCGACCATACTAGACTATAAAGTAGTGTCAATTGATCATTTGATAGAAATTGCAGAGAGTAAAAGCATTGATCCTAGTTATACAATTTATATTCCTCAAACAAAAGAAGGTGTGTATACATTTTCTGCTTTTCCAGCCAAGGTGCAAAATGAAGTAACCATGCATATTGACCAATATTCTGGTGCAGTATTAGCGGATTATCGCTATGATCATTACCGATTTATGGGGAAAATCATTGCATGGGGAATTACATTGCATAAAGGAACTCAATTTGGAATTGTGAATCAAATAATAGGGTTATTGGTGTGTATAGGAATTGTACTAACTGCAATAAGCGGGTTTTATTTATGGTTAAAACGAAAGCCTAGTAAAAAATTAGGTGCACCAATCGCTCCAAGTGCTAGTAAGATGAAGGGCTTTTTATGGATGCTAATTTTTATTGGAGTTGTTTTCCCTCTTGTGGGCATATCTCTAATCATTGTATGGGTAGTAGATTGGCTCATTATTCAACGTATCCCTGCTATGAAGCAATTTTTTAACGCCTAA
- a CDS encoding FixH family protein: MNKIQFLLIILLTCYMISACSANPNASQLYKQETPLEAEIILPDLLEPTKAVTIKVNLTQNGDAVENPQYVHLKMWKQDGTVTYGMTEASNDGNGQFSLNMDFESEGLYYIQVHASNNDSIITPTKLLIVGELSESDKQALKSNAPIIGGESGAHH; this comes from the coding sequence ATGAATAAAATACAATTTTTGCTTATCATTTTATTAACGTGCTATATGATAAGTGCATGCTCAGCCAATCCTAATGCAAGTCAATTGTATAAGCAAGAAACCCCACTTGAAGCTGAAATCATCTTACCAGACCTCCTTGAACCAACAAAAGCTGTCACAATTAAGGTTAACCTTACACAAAATGGAGATGCGGTAGAGAATCCACAATATGTTCATTTAAAAATGTGGAAACAGGATGGAACCGTTACATATGGAATGACTGAAGCTTCAAATGATGGGAATGGTCAATTTAGTTTAAATATGGATTTTGAAAGTGAGGGGCTTTACTATATTCAAGTACATGCAAGTAATAACGATTCAATCATCACACCAACAAAGTTATTAATTGTAGGTGAGCTATCAGAAAGTGATAAACAAGCGTTAAAATCTAATGCTCCAATCATTGGAGGGGAATCAGGAGCACATCATTAA
- the yhfH gene encoding protein YhfH, whose amino-acid sequence MLENVVEFFKNLPEKTCVQCGKKMEEQSECYSHSCEHCNNH is encoded by the coding sequence ATGTTAGAAAACGTAGTCGAATTTTTCAAAAACTTACCTGAGAAAACTTGTGTACAGTGTGGCAAAAAGATGGAAGAGCAAAGCGAGTGCTACAGTCATAGCTGCGAGCATTGCAATAATCATTAA